In Akkermansia muciniphila, one DNA window encodes the following:
- a CDS encoding GIY-YIG nuclease family protein codes for MPLLLFILILCCLIASFLIPWWRTDAIKKELEEKNRLLNEEKRQFEKEILKEKKELKKLKKQFEKDIVELKKKSRSIESDIKKLETERKNLENLNSVLKRSIHGYGNEYIEPISVIYDELISKYGYTQAAKNLKDIKSLLKGMRKKGKVVSFLADSISASEEDLTKILLLSMDSLCSLYLSEVKVSNVGILQQKVRDAAVLIEGAFKNRVKFTQEYIDARIKEISLMSAMEYAKELDREQQRIIKEKIREEQKVQREIEKALREAEAKERALQRQIDIAKAKELEAGENEEKRRVLEIKIEELEQQLQLARDSGQRALSMAQQTKRGYVYVISNEGSFGPGVFKIGMTRRLEPLDRVRELGDASVPFSFDVHAMIYSEDAPKLETTLHKHFLMDQVNKVNYRKEFFRTDLHSIKEVVDGFGLECHWTETAKAKEYRETLAIEKTIAHNPVAREAWKNRQLVLDSPLSHFEEWNEAENT; via the coding sequence ATGCCATTGTTGTTGTTCATTCTGATTTTATGCTGCTTGATTGCGTCTTTCCTCATTCCCTGGTGGAGGACAGATGCGATAAAAAAGGAATTGGAAGAGAAAAATAGACTTTTGAATGAGGAAAAAAGACAGTTTGAAAAAGAGATATTAAAAGAAAAAAAGGAACTAAAAAAATTAAAAAAACAGTTTGAAAAGGATATAGTTGAACTCAAGAAAAAATCTCGTTCGATTGAAAGTGATATTAAAAAATTAGAAACAGAGCGAAAAAATCTTGAAAATCTTAACTCTGTTCTAAAAAGGAGTATTCATGGATATGGAAATGAATATATTGAACCCATATCTGTTATTTATGATGAACTTATAAGCAAGTACGGATATACGCAAGCTGCTAAAAATTTGAAAGATATAAAGTCATTGCTAAAAGGTATGCGCAAAAAAGGCAAAGTTGTTTCATTTTTAGCAGACAGCATCTCTGCGAGTGAGGAAGATCTCACTAAAATATTACTGTTATCAATGGATAGTCTTTGCTCGTTGTACTTGAGTGAGGTTAAGGTTTCAAATGTGGGAATTCTTCAACAGAAGGTTCGCGATGCCGCTGTCTTAATAGAAGGGGCTTTCAAAAATAGAGTCAAGTTTACACAGGAATATATAGATGCACGGATCAAGGAAATATCTTTGATGTCTGCAATGGAATATGCCAAGGAACTGGATAGAGAGCAGCAGAGAATCATTAAAGAAAAAATTAGGGAGGAACAAAAAGTTCAGAGGGAAATAGAGAAAGCTTTACGAGAAGCAGAAGCTAAGGAAAGAGCTTTGCAGAGACAAATTGACATCGCAAAGGCCAAGGAACTGGAAGCAGGTGAAAATGAAGAAAAGAGAAGAGTGCTTGAAATAAAGATAGAAGAATTAGAGCAGCAGCTTCAGCTGGCAAGAGATTCCGGACAAAGGGCTCTTTCCATGGCTCAACAAACAAAACGCGGATATGTCTATGTCATCTCAAATGAGGGGAGTTTTGGGCCTGGTGTGTTCAAAATTGGGATGACGCGGCGGTTAGAGCCTCTTGATCGAGTAAGAGAATTAGGGGATGCGTCCGTTCCTTTTTCTTTTGATGTCCATGCAATGATTTATTCGGAAGATGCGCCGAAGCTGGAAACAACATTACATAAACATTTTTTAATGGATCAAGTGAATAAGGTGAACTATCGGAAGGAATTTTTTAGAACAGACCTTCATAGCATAAAAGAGGTAGTTGACGGTTTCGGGTTGGAATGTCATTGGACAGAGACAGCCAAAGCGAAAGAATACAGGGAAACTCTGGCTATAGAAAAGACCATAGCCCATAACCCTGTTGCAAGAGAGGCATGGAAGAATCGTCAACTTGTTTTAGATTCTCCTTTGTCTCATTTTGAAGAATGGAATGAGGCTGAAAATACTTGA
- a CDS encoding DUF1778 domain-containing protein, translating into MTPTKEEIKKWLKSIEKDRDWLAEQCFVKRSAVNSWLSTDRGIPPAKLALIKNLMEDEIIDLELIRKEMNRQGEEAARTASSVPILNGVAAVAVPLSEDDLKLISKAAQISGQTIEEFIRSAALEDAGE; encoded by the coding sequence ATGACGCCGACTAAAGAAGAGATAAAAAAATGGTTGAAATCCATTGAGAAAGATCGCGACTGGCTCGCGGAACAATGCTTCGTCAAACGATCGGCTGTTAACTCATGGCTTTCTACAGATCGGGGGATTCCGCCTGCAAAATTAGCTCTCATTAAAAACCTAATGGAAGATGAAATTATAGACCTTGAGCTAATCCGGAAAGAAATGAATAGGCAAGGAGAAGAAGCGGCCAGGACAGCATCCTCTGTCCCTATATTGAATGGTGTTGCAGCGGTAGCGGTTCCTCTTTCGGAAGATGATTTAAAACTCATTTCCAAGGCCGCACAAATCAGCGGGCAAACTATTGAGGAGTTCATCCGTAGTGCTGCGCTGGAAGACGCGGGGGAATAA
- a CDS encoding helix-turn-helix domain-containing protein, which produces MKSDENLIVPASRDPQEPEKSTIKEYLKHNGLSLKWLAAQLGLSEGTVKNWFYSSTKISDTNLFKINEIIKDHANGIINSSFWDKKNCAIFPESKEEWDRWEKASQMEFSDSVEEWARETLNEWATRVILPDDANAEKHIWIHPLAENSLLLWRSAFFADTGFMRTYGNLKIDPSSIIEKILNQKAQEIIAQEKEKNNSFSLKNVELGQYDGISENEANNRMQAGEYIYYFTQANAYLWLVVCGMKKENVNVWANEVLDKKAEEAIFNKIKSSMKPEDEIPF; this is translated from the coding sequence ATGAAGAGTGATGAAAACTTGATAGTGCCTGCCTCTAGAGATCCTCAAGAGCCTGAAAAATCGACAATCAAGGAATATCTTAAACACAATGGGCTATCTTTGAAATGGCTTGCTGCACAATTAGGGTTATCTGAAGGGACAGTCAAAAACTGGTTCTATAGCAGCACCAAGATATCCGACACTAACCTTTTTAAAATAAACGAGATAATAAAAGACCATGCTAACGGCATCATAAATTCTTCTTTTTGGGACAAAAAGAATTGTGCAATTTTTCCTGAGAGTAAGGAAGAGTGGGATAGGTGGGAAAAAGCCTCGCAAATGGAATTTTCCGATTCTGTTGAAGAGTGGGCTAGAGAGACGCTGAATGAATGGGCTACCCGAGTTATTTTACCGGATGATGCAAATGCAGAGAAACATATATGGATACATCCCCTTGCTGAAAATTCCCTTCTATTATGGAGAAGTGCTTTTTTTGCTGACACTGGTTTCATGAGGACGTATGGCAATTTAAAAATAGACCCTTCTTCTATTATAGAAAAAATATTAAATCAGAAAGCTCAAGAAATTATTGCTCAAGAGAAAGAAAAAAATAATTCTTTTTCGTTGAAAAACGTGGAACTAGGCCAGTACGACGGAATCTCGGAGAATGAAGCCAATAATCGAATGCAAGCAGGAGAATATATTTATTATTTCACCCAAGCTAATGCGTACTTATGGTTAGTTGTATGTGGAATGAAAAAGGAAAATGTCAATGTATGGGCTAATGAAGTCTTAGATAAAAAAGCTGAGGAAGCGATCTTTAATAAAATCAAATCGAGTATGAAACCAGAGGACGAAATTCCATTCTAA
- a CDS encoding phage antirepressor KilAC domain-containing protein → MERQTKLKSFKRWVTHEVLPSIRKHGLYATGEKLEEMLADPDTMILTLQALKAEREKRKALEAKAAEDAPYAYFGRCVEVSEGCILIGEFAKILAQNGMETGQNRLFEYLRNEGIMGRYGNRHNVPAQEYIEAGYFRLTYRVIQRSDGSQQSKPTPYLTPRGQIWLMKRLGLTLENIPAA, encoded by the coding sequence GTGGAACGGCAGACAAAACTCAAAAGCTTTAAACGCTGGGTCACACATGAAGTCCTTCCCTCCATCCGGAAGCACGGCCTGTACGCCACCGGGGAGAAGCTGGAAGAAATGCTTGCCGACCCGGATACCATGATTCTGACGCTTCAGGCATTGAAAGCTGAACGGGAGAAGAGAAAAGCTCTTGAAGCAAAAGCTGCGGAAGATGCTCCCTATGCATATTTCGGACGATGCGTGGAAGTTTCCGAGGGCTGCATCCTGATTGGAGAATTTGCCAAGATTCTCGCTCAGAATGGAATGGAGACAGGACAAAACCGTTTGTTTGAGTATCTACGCAATGAAGGCATTATGGGGAGGTACGGCAATCGTCACAATGTTCCAGCCCAAGAGTATATTGAAGCTGGGTATTTCCGTCTCACTTACCGGGTTATTCAGCGTTCCGACGGTTCACAGCAGTCCAAACCGACACCGTATTTGACACCCCGCGGTCAAATATGGTTGATGAAGCGTTTGGGATTAACCCTTGAGAATATACCTGCTGCCTAA
- a CDS encoding BRO-N domain-containing protein, producing the protein MSTIQCTKAQADCANMTGNGIKLFQNSELNCNIRTVIIGEELWFVVKDVCNYFGETNRNRAMQNIDEEDKGGTQMNTPGGIQTVAIVNESGLYSLLFAM; encoded by the coding sequence ATGAGTACTATACAATGTACGAAAGCGCAAGCTGATTGCGCCAACATGACGGGGAACGGCATTAAGCTGTTCCAGAACTCTGAATTGAACTGCAATATTCGGACGGTCATTATCGGTGAAGAGCTCTGGTTTGTTGTCAAAGATGTTTGCAACTACTTCGGCGAAACTAACCGGAATCGGGCAATGCAGAATATCGACGAGGAAGACAAGGGGGGTACGCAAATGAATACCCCTGGTGGAATTCAAACAGTAGCAATCGTTAATGAATCGGGTTTGTATTCTTTACTCTTCGCTATGTAA